One Maribacter cobaltidurans genomic window carries:
- a CDS encoding sulfurtransferase: MEISVPDTIINVEWLYSNLSLPQLVILDATIPKVGASEGAASEHQIPNAVFFDIKHSFSLPNAPFPNTVPTAEQFEKEARKIGINKDSLIVVYDEKGMYSSPRAWYMFKAFGHDNIAILDGGLPEWSKRGYPLEVKYKVEKSEGNFEARYRPNFFVTLEELQKTQGSEGKIILDARSSERFKGEVPEPRKGLRSGTIPSSKNLPFIDLSKEGLLKSKEELKEIFDSVSNKDDELILSCGSGITACVLALGAYVADRENISVYDGSWTEYGSLIDAQIEK; the protein is encoded by the coding sequence ATGGAAATTTCAGTGCCTGATACAATAATCAATGTAGAATGGCTTTATAGCAACCTATCATTACCTCAATTGGTTATCTTGGACGCCACTATTCCAAAGGTGGGCGCAAGTGAGGGAGCTGCATCGGAACATCAAATTCCAAATGCTGTTTTTTTCGATATCAAACATAGTTTCAGCCTTCCTAATGCCCCTTTTCCCAATACGGTTCCTACTGCAGAACAATTTGAAAAAGAGGCTCGGAAAATAGGAATCAATAAGGACAGCCTCATTGTAGTGTATGATGAAAAAGGTATGTATTCCAGTCCTAGGGCATGGTATATGTTCAAGGCATTTGGCCATGATAATATAGCCATTTTGGATGGTGGTTTGCCCGAATGGTCAAAAAGGGGTTACCCTCTAGAGGTAAAATACAAAGTAGAAAAATCCGAAGGTAACTTCGAAGCCAGATATCGTCCCAATTTTTTTGTTACTCTAGAGGAATTGCAAAAAACACAGGGCAGCGAAGGGAAAATAATCTTGGACGCACGTTCCTCTGAAAGATTTAAGGGCGAAGTCCCAGAGCCCCGAAAAGGGTTGCGTAGCGGAACTATTCCAAGTTCAAAGAATTTGCCCTTTATCGATTTATCGAAGGAAGGTTTACTTAAATCCAAAGAGGAATTGAAAGAGATTTTTGATAGCGTATCAAATAAGGACGATGAATTGATACTCTCGTGTGGCTCTGGCATCACCGCTTGTGTATTGGCATTGGGGGCTTATGTAGCCGATAGAGAGAATATTTCGGTTTATGACGGTTCTTGGACCGAATACGGAAGCTTGATAGATGCCCAAATAGAAAAATAG
- the aroC gene encoding chorismate synthase: MAGNSFGNLFRVTTFGESHGRAIGGVLDGCPAGISLDTNLIQKDLDRRKPGQSAIVTQRKEPDTVEIYSGIFEGKTTGTPIGFAIHNTNQKSKDYGHIKDSYRPSHADYVYDQKYGFRDYRGGGRSSARETASRVVAGAIAKQFLKGIEIHAFVSQVGNLKLEKSYLELDLNAAEDNMVRCPDQEMASKMEDYIKAIKKDGDTIGGVITCVAKNVPVGLGEPVFDKLHAELGKAMLSINAVKGFEYGSGFEGVTMKGSEHNDPFNADGSTKTNHSGGVQGGISNGMDIYFNVAFKPVATVIQGYETIDKEGNKVVTQGKGRHDPCVVPRAVPIVEAMTALVLADYTLLSRTNKI; this comes from the coding sequence ATGGCAGGAAATTCCTTTGGAAACTTATTTAGGGTAACGACGTTTGGTGAATCGCATGGAAGGGCCATTGGAGGTGTTTTGGATGGTTGTCCGGCAGGAATATCCCTGGACACCAATCTAATACAAAAAGACCTCGATAGAAGAAAACCGGGTCAATCCGCCATTGTAACACAAAGAAAGGAACCGGATACGGTTGAGATTTACTCTGGCATCTTTGAAGGAAAAACCACGGGAACCCCTATAGGGTTTGCTATACATAACACGAATCAAAAATCCAAGGATTACGGACATATCAAGGATTCCTACAGACCTTCCCACGCAGATTATGTATATGACCAAAAGTATGGATTTAGGGATTACCGTGGAGGCGGCCGAAGTTCTGCACGCGAAACGGCCAGTAGGGTAGTGGCAGGTGCCATTGCCAAGCAATTTTTGAAGGGAATTGAAATACATGCTTTTGTATCGCAGGTCGGGAACCTAAAACTGGAAAAGAGCTATTTGGAGTTGGATCTTAATGCTGCCGAAGACAATATGGTTAGATGTCCAGATCAAGAAATGGCATCGAAAATGGAAGATTATATCAAAGCGATAAAGAAAGATGGGGATACCATTGGGGGCGTAATCACTTGTGTTGCCAAAAATGTTCCCGTAGGCCTGGGAGAACCTGTTTTTGATAAACTTCATGCGGAATTGGGCAAGGCCATGCTTTCCATAAACGCCGTTAAAGGCTTTGAATATGGTAGCGGGTTTGAAGGTGTGACCATGAAAGGAAGTGAACACAACGACCCTTTTAATGCGGATGGCTCCACCAAGACCAACCACAGTGGCGGCGTACAAGGAGGTATTAGTAACGGTATGGATATTTATTTCAATGTAGCCTTTAAACCGGTTGCCACGGTAATCCAGGGCTATGAGACTATAGATAAGGAGGGAAATAAAGTGGTAACCCAAGGAAAAGGCAGGCATGACCCTTGTGTAGTACCTAGGGCGGTGCCCATTGTTGAGGCTATGACGGCCTTGGTTCTGGCCGATTATACCTTACTTTCCAGAACAAATAAAATTTAG
- a CDS encoding dicarboxylate/amino acid:cation symporter: MRKLELHWQILIGMLLGILFGFLMTQVDWGKDFVGDWIQPFGTIFVKLLKLIAIPLILASLIKGISDLKDISKFRNIGLRTIIIYIATTIVAITIGLVLVNLLKPGEGISEETIAKLTETYANDSGVTSKMEEASRQQGAGPLQFLEDMVPDNALSAMTNNSLMLQVIFFAIFLGISMLLVGEKSAKPMKDFFDSLNDIVLKMVDLIMLSAPYAVFALLAGVVVSSSDPELLLALLKYAGVVVLGLALMIVFYSIVVSSFTRYNPLTFLSKMSPAQLLAFSTSSSAATLPVTMERVEEHIGVDKEVSSFVLPVGATINMDGTSLYQGVAAVFIAQALAFDLTLANQLTIVLTALLASIGSAAVPGAGMVMLVIVLESIGFPQDKLAIGLALIFAVDRPLDMCRTVVNVTGDATVAMMVAKSVGKLGKPKVKNWDDHYDEVK, encoded by the coding sequence ATGCGTAAATTGGAATTGCACTGGCAAATACTTATAGGAATGCTTTTGGGCATTCTTTTTGGTTTTTTGATGACCCAAGTAGATTGGGGCAAAGATTTCGTCGGAGATTGGATACAACCGTTCGGGACCATCTTTGTAAAACTTCTAAAATTAATCGCCATTCCCCTCATTTTGGCCTCCTTGATTAAAGGTATCTCCGATTTAAAGGATATTTCCAAATTCCGTAATATTGGTCTCCGTACCATAATTATTTACATAGCAACAACCATCGTTGCGATTACGATCGGATTGGTTTTGGTCAATCTTTTGAAACCGGGAGAAGGCATTTCGGAAGAAACCATTGCTAAATTAACCGAGACCTATGCAAACGACAGTGGTGTTACCTCCAAAATGGAGGAAGCTTCAAGACAGCAGGGTGCTGGACCTCTTCAGTTTTTAGAGGATATGGTTCCTGATAATGCCCTATCTGCAATGACCAACAATAGTCTTATGCTTCAGGTTATCTTTTTCGCTATATTTTTAGGAATCTCAATGTTATTGGTGGGTGAAAAATCTGCGAAACCTATGAAGGATTTCTTTGATTCGCTCAACGATATAGTGCTGAAAATGGTGGATTTGATTATGCTGTCTGCTCCATATGCCGTTTTTGCCCTATTGGCCGGCGTTGTGGTATCCTCCAGCGATCCTGAACTGTTACTGGCACTCTTGAAGTATGCCGGGGTGGTTGTTCTCGGTTTGGCTTTGATGATTGTCTTTTATTCCATTGTAGTATCCTCCTTTACGCGATATAACCCTTTGACCTTTTTAAGTAAAATGAGTCCGGCACAATTGTTAGCCTTTTCCACGAGCTCCAGTGCGGCTACTTTGCCCGTGACCATGGAAAGGGTAGAGGAGCATATTGGCGTGGATAAGGAAGTATCCAGTTTTGTGTTACCAGTAGGTGCAACCATCAATATGGATGGAACAAGTCTTTACCAAGGAGTCGCCGCTGTTTTTATTGCTCAGGCCCTCGCATTTGACCTGACCCTTGCCAATCAGTTGACCATTGTACTCACTGCGCTTTTAGCGTCCATTGGATCTGCTGCCGTACCAGGAGCTGGCATGGTTATGCTCGTTATCGTATTGGAATCCATCGGTTTTCCTCAGGATAAATTGGCCATAGGTTTGGCTTTGATTTTTGCTGTGGATAGACCATTGGATATGTGCAGAACCGTAGTAAATGTAACCGGTGACGCCACCGTTGCTATGATGGTGGCAAAATCAGTGGGTAAACTTGGTAAGCCCAAGGTAAAGAATTGGGACGATCATTATGATGAAGTAAAATAG